Proteins co-encoded in one Pongo pygmaeus isolate AG05252 chromosome 23, NHGRI_mPonPyg2-v2.0_pri, whole genome shotgun sequence genomic window:
- the LOC129022783 gene encoding aspartate-rich protein 1-like isoform X8, with amino-acid sequence MLPERVSYTAQNSYPPVPDLEECALDILENKKLSHMVNYTAHNSYRPPENCLSLKFLPPSEEDDDDAQFSEVIKRLTDRCKGCSRIDLILIVSSFVSLQILPSPVQDSPEDNLSSVSLPRNEDYDGDDDDDDDDDDDAQILPSPVQASVEDKLSLICLPPSEDDDWDDDHHDAQILPSPIQAWPEDHLFLRRPPRCKHEKDDDGDLDAHITAQKENDLTLESLSEEEIPPAWPEDRLFLRRPPRCKHEKDDDGDLDAHITAQKENDLTLESLSEEEIPPG; translated from the exons CTCCTGTTCCAGACCTGGAGGAGTGTGCGCTTGATATTCTGGAAAATAAGAAGTTATCTCACATG GTCAACTATACAGCCCACAATTCCTACc GTCCCCCTGAGAACTGCCTGAGTTTAAAATTTCTACCACCAAGTgaggaagatgatgatgatgcccAG TTTTCTGAAGTCATCAAGAGACTAACAGATCGGTGTAAGGGGTGTAGCAGAATTGATCTCATCCTCATAGTATCTTCTTTTGTCTCATTGCAGATTTTGCCATCACCTGTCCAGG ATTCTCCTGAGGACAACCTGAGTTCAGTAAGCCTACCACGAAATGAAGATTATgacggtgatgatgatgatgatgatgatgatgatgatgatgcccaG attttaccatcACCTGTCCAGG CTTCTGTTGAGGACAAGCTGAGTTTAATATGCCTACCACCAAGTGAAGATGATGATTGGGATGATGATCATCATGATGCCCAG ATTTTACCATCACCTATCCAGG CTTGGCCGGAGGACCACCTGTTTTTAAGACGCCCACCACGATGCAAACATGAaaaagatgatgatggtgatctTGATGCCCAT ATAACAGCTCAGAAAGAAAACG ACTTGACGCTGGAGAGTCTAAGTGAGGAGGAGATTCCTCCAG CTTGGCCGGAGGACCGCCTGTTTTTAAGACGCCCACCACGATGCAAACATGAaaaagatgatgatggtgatctTGATGCCCAT ATAACAGCTCAGAAAGAAAACG ACTTGACGCTGGAGAGTCTAAGTGAGGAGGAGATTCCTCCAG